The sequence below is a genomic window from Bacteroidia bacterium.
CCTATTTGCAAAGGAGTTATCAATAAACTACCAATTGTTTCACGCTGATTAGGGGGATTTTCGCAAAAAGAACATAAATTACATGTAGCTATTTGAGCATCACCTATACCTGTTGTATCAGTATAACCGTATTTATTATATATATATGTCGGTACTGTATATTCTGAATCGGAACTGCAAAAATTGTTATAATTAGGTGCAAATGCTACATTAAACCATCCATTAGCAAAATATATTTGACCAGGAGCATAAGGGCAAGAATCGTGTTGTTCAAAACTCCAATTAGGCACAAGGTTCTGTGCTTGTGTAAAAAAAGCAAGAGAAAAAATAAAACAACAGAAGAGTAAAAGTTTTTTCATACAGCTAAATAAAACTATTTACAATTTAAAAGCAAATTTGGTTTATAAGTTATAAGTGAAGAAGTCGTAAGTCATAAGTTTGAGGTTTTAATTGGTACATCAGCACATTTTTAAATTTGCACACTCACACTTGTGCATTTGCCATACTCGCTAACATAATCATCCCGATTAATGTTAATGTCTGTAATCGTTTTTTCATAGTTTTTAAATTTAAAGGTTAAACTTATTTATTTGATTATTTGAACAAATCCTTTTTTAATTTCTTTGTTAGGTAATTTCAAAATATAATAATACGTACCTGCACTCACGCCATTCGCTTTCCAATCGTTTTGATAATTTAAACTTTGGTAAACAATATTTCCCCAACGATTGTAGATGATTAATTCACTATTCTCCGGTAAATCTTGTATTAAAAAAACATCATTTTTTCCATCGCCATTCGGAGTGAAAACATTAGGAATACTGAAAATTGAAGAATCTCCGCAAGCATAAACACTCACATCATCTATATAGTAATAAACCCCTATAAGAGTTCCTCCGTTTTCTGTACGCAATGTATCTGTACTTGGGCTGCCATTAAAATCACCAATAGTAATATAGTTTTCACCTCCTTGCGCAACAAAATCCCCTGACACTAACATCCAATTTTGCTGATTTGATAAAAAGGCTCCATTCTGATTTTGTACTTGAGGTTCGTACAATAAGTTAGTATCAATAGTATTATTAACAATTGCACCATTTGAAAAATAAGCTCCTATTTTACTTACTGCGTACTCCTCATTGTCAGCCAAAGACACATAAAATTGAACACAATATGTTTTATTCGCGATAAGACTCGATAATAAAGGCGCTTCTATGTATTCCCTATATCCATCCGATACATTAAGCCCAAACCCACAATATGCTAAACCTGTTCTTGCATACTGGTATCCTATGGCATTGGATGGAACATTCAATCCTGTTAATGTAGATGCACAAGCATTAAAATAATCTGGTGAACCAATAGTAGGAGCAAACCAAGGAAAAGCATAAGAAACTTGACCTCCGTTATCAGGGGAGGTATCGTGTATTTCAAAACTTGGGTTGGGTACAAGGTTGGTTTGTGCTTGTGTAAAAAAGGCAAGAGAAAAAATAGAGTAAAAAAGGAGTAAAAGTTTTTTCATACAGCTAAATAAAACTATTTTTGGATTAAAAGCAAGAACCAAAGTTTATAAGTTCAAAAGAATTAATTCTTATTTTTCAAGCCCTTAAAAAGAGTCATCTAAAAAATAATTTATTCATCTAATCTTCAGAACGGGAATGATACATTGCAGCCGAATTATTGTTTTGCTTTTAACTTTAATTGTTTGGTGTTGT
It includes:
- a CDS encoding gliding motility-associated C-terminal domain-containing protein, which gives rise to MKKLLLLFYSIFSLAFFTQAQTNLVPNPSFEIHDTSPDNGGQVSYAFPWFAPTIGSPDYFNACASTLTGLNVPSNAIGYQYARTGLAYCGFGLNVSDGYREYIEAPLLSSLIANKTYCVQFYVSLADNEEYAVSKIGAYFSNGAIVNNTIDTNLLYEPQVQNQNGAFLSNQQNWMLVSGDFVAQGGENYITIGDFNGSPSTDTLRTENGGTLIGVYYYIDDVSVYACGDSSIFSIPNVFTPNGDGKNDVFLIQDLPENSELIIYNRWGNIVYQSLNYQNDWKANGVSAGTYYYILKLPNKEIKKGFVQIIK